One region of Camelina sativa cultivar DH55 chromosome 6, Cs, whole genome shotgun sequence genomic DNA includes:
- the LOC104698723 gene encoding protein STRICTOSIDINE SYNTHASE-LIKE 10-like encodes MTDIARKQYLITSSYSLSKGNFILLYKKIISLQSITMMLVTVFLTVVVSILTILVSTCQTGYGTFVPPKIPASRDVFSLAKVVNLAGASGPESIAFDPAGEGPYVGVADGRVLKWRGKSLGWTDFAYTSANRQFCVRPFAPLLEPVCGRPLGLRFHKKTGDLYIADAYFGLLIVGPAGGLAKPLVTEAEGQPFRFTNDLDIDDQNDVIYFTDASSKFQRWEYIGSFLTGDKTGRFMKYDRSSKKATVLLHGLSFANGVALSKDQSFVLVAETTNCKILRLWLSGPKAGTQDVFVVLPGYPDNIRRNSKGEFWVALNSLFNEEIRYTKAVKLSESGKILEVLGDKAKRLRFISDVEEKDGKLWIGSSVAPFVGVYDL; translated from the exons ATGACAGATATTGCAAGAAAACAGTACTTAATAACAAGTTCTTACAGCTTGTCAAAAGgaaactttatattattatataagaagATTATCTCATTACAG TCGATTACCATGATGCTCGTTACAGTATTCTTAACAGTGGTTGTATCAATTCTCACAATCCTTGTCTCGACTTGTCAAACCGGTTATGGTACCTTCGTACCGCCTAAAATCCCTGCTTCGCGTGATGTTTTCTCGTTGGCAAAAGTGGTTAACTTAGCCGGAGCCTCCGGTCCGGAGAGTATAGCTTTCGATCCAGCAGGGGAAGGTCCATACGTTGGTGTCGCCGACGGTCGAGTATTGAAATGGCGCGGTAAATCACTTGGATGGACAGATTTCGCTTACACATCGGCTAATAG GCAGTTCTGTGTTCGCCCTTTTGCACCATTGTTGGAGCCTGTGTGTGGGAGGCCATTAGGATTGCGGTTCCATAAGAAAACCGGAGATCTCTACATAGCGGATGCTTACTTTGGCCTTCTTATCGTTGGTCCTGCTGGTGGTTTAGCCAAACCTTTGGTTACAGAAGCTGAGGGGCAACCGTTTCGTTTCACTAATGATTTGGACATTGATGATCAAAATGATGTGATTTACTTCACAGATGCTAGTTCCAAATTCCAGAGATG GGAATACATCGGTTCTTTTTTGACCGGTGATAAAACTGGACGGTTTATGAAGTATGATAGATCAAGCAAGAAAGCTACGGTCTTATTACATGGCTTATCATTTGCAAACGGTGTTGCACTAAGCAAAGACCAGTCTTTCGTATTGGTAGCCGAAACTACAAATTGCAAAATCCTAAGGCTTTGGCTCTCCGGTCCAAAAGCAGGGACCCAAGATGTGTTTGTTGTGCTTCCGGGTTACCCTGACAACATCAGAAGGAACTCGAAAGGAGAATTCTGGGTCGCTTTAAACTCTCTGTTCAATGAAGAAATACGTTATACTAAAGCCGTGAAGTTGAGTGAATCAGGAAAAATTTTGGAGGTGCTTGGGGATAAAGCAAAGAGATTACGGTTTATAAGTGAtgttgaagagaaagatggCAAGCTTTGGATTGGTTCTAGTGTCGCGCCATTTGTtggtgtttatgatttgtag